Proteins encoded in a region of the Schaalia hyovaginalis genome:
- the aroA gene encoding 3-phosphoshikimate 1-carboxyvinyltransferase — protein MTHWTAPASQGPIRATVRLPGSKSLSARALHLAAIASGPSRLHGVLDSRDTRLFAAGLEALGAVLSPVGRDPLSVTPLDGEREGSASIDCGLAGTVMRFLPPLAALSAAPARFDGDSAARERPLAPLLAALEDLGARISFEGAPGRLPFTIRGPLRVPECGWVEVDAGESSQFLSALLLTVPLLDAPLEVRAPGRLVSAPHIEMTVAALVRRGCRIERIAAEPHSAWRVEPGRPAPLDEVIEPDLSNAGPFLAAAMVCGGEVRIPDWPEATTQAGDAWRRILTAMGARCEREGAGLVLRGPEADALTGIDIDMSDIGELAPSLAAICACAKTPSRLRGIAHLRGHETDRLKALASGLRAAGARVVEHDDGLEIAPGPLKPAAHRAWGDHRMATFAAILGLRAPGTTLDDVAATSKTLPDFPELWRACVSSGRSA, from the coding sequence ATGACGCACTGGACGGCGCCGGCATCCCAGGGCCCGATCCGCGCGACCGTGCGCCTGCCGGGCTCGAAGTCCCTGTCGGCGCGCGCCCTGCACCTCGCGGCGATCGCGAGCGGCCCCTCCCGCCTTCACGGCGTCCTCGACTCGCGCGACACGCGCCTGTTCGCCGCGGGCCTGGAAGCCCTGGGGGCCGTGCTCTCCCCCGTCGGCCGCGATCCGCTCAGCGTGACGCCCCTCGACGGCGAGCGCGAGGGGAGCGCGAGCATCGACTGCGGCCTCGCGGGCACGGTCATGCGCTTCCTTCCCCCCCTCGCCGCCCTCTCGGCGGCCCCGGCCCGCTTCGACGGGGACAGTGCCGCCCGTGAACGCCCCCTCGCCCCCCTCCTCGCCGCCCTCGAGGACCTCGGGGCGCGCATCTCCTTCGAAGGCGCCCCCGGGCGCCTCCCCTTCACGATCCGAGGGCCGCTGCGCGTCCCGGAGTGCGGATGGGTCGAAGTGGACGCTGGGGAGTCCTCGCAGTTCCTCTCCGCCCTCCTCCTCACCGTTCCGCTGCTCGACGCGCCCCTGGAGGTGCGCGCCCCCGGGCGCCTGGTCTCCGCGCCCCACATCGAGATGACCGTAGCCGCCCTCGTGCGCCGCGGCTGCCGGATCGAGAGGATCGCCGCCGAACCGCACTCCGCCTGGCGCGTCGAACCGGGCCGGCCCGCCCCCCTTGACGAGGTCATCGAGCCGGATCTGTCGAACGCCGGGCCCTTCCTCGCTGCGGCGATGGTCTGCGGAGGCGAAGTGAGGATTCCCGACTGGCCCGAAGCGACGACGCAGGCGGGCGACGCCTGGAGGCGCATCCTCACCGCGATGGGGGCGCGCTGCGAACGCGAAGGGGCCGGGCTCGTCCTGCGCGGCCCCGAGGCCGATGCCCTGACGGGGATCGACATCGACATGTCCGACATCGGGGAGCTCGCGCCCTCACTGGCGGCGATCTGCGCCTGCGCGAAGACCCCCTCGCGACTGCGGGGCATCGCCCACCTCCGCGGTCACGAGACCGACCGCCTCAAGGCCCTCGCAAGCGGATTGCGCGCCGCGGGCGCGCGGGTCGTCGAGCACGATGACGGACTCGAGATCGCCCCCGGCCCCCTGAAGCCCGCCGCGCACCGCGCGTGGGGCGATCACCGGATGGCGACCTTCGCCGCGATCCTCGGCCTTCGCGCTCCGGGGACGACCCTCGACGACGTGGCGGCGACCTCGAAGACCCTCCCCGATTTCCCCGAGCTCTGGCGGGCGTGCGTGTCATCCGGGAGGAGCGCATGA
- a CDS encoding DoxX family membrane protein — protein sequence MNILRTVARPLLAAPFIHDGISALLNPADHVARASFVLPIAERIAPGAGLEEEDLRLMTRVLGAASIAAGVAFATGRAPRTSAALLAGIGLPMALVNAPVWRGENREERVALASELARRLALVGGLAIASTDRVGEPSVAWRMSNRKVQRERIAAVREIERRRCAPRAEAAR from the coding sequence ATGAACATCCTGAGAACCGTTGCGCGCCCGCTCCTGGCCGCCCCCTTCATCCACGACGGGATCTCCGCGCTGCTCAACCCCGCCGATCACGTCGCCAGGGCCTCCTTCGTCCTCCCGATCGCCGAGCGCATCGCCCCCGGGGCCGGGCTCGAGGAAGAGGATCTTCGCCTGATGACCCGCGTTCTCGGGGCCGCGTCGATCGCGGCGGGCGTCGCCTTCGCCACCGGCCGGGCACCGCGGACCTCCGCGGCCCTCCTCGCCGGGATCGGTCTTCCCATGGCGCTCGTCAACGCCCCCGTGTGGAGGGGCGAGAACCGCGAGGAGCGCGTCGCCCTCGCCTCCGAACTCGCGCGCCGCCTCGCCCTCGTCGGCGGCCTGGCGATCGCCTCGACGGACCGCGTCGGCGAGCCTTCGGTCGCATGGAGGATGTCGAACCGGAAGGTGCAGCGCGAGCGCATCGCGGCGGTGCGTGAAATCGAGCGACGCCGCTGCGCCCCGCGCGCGGAAGCGGCTCGATGA
- a CDS encoding sigma-70 family RNA polymerase sigma factor, with translation MKEISQDGGASPGDGRGALRERFAREALPHARKLYAAALTMTRDPHNAEDLVQETFLRAFSRFETFEEGTNIRAWLYRILTNAFISAYRKEKRGPLIASDEGLEDWQLVEAASHDPIGLKSAEVEALARMPAEAIRSAIFSLSEDQRAVLVLADVDSLSYREIASALGIPLGTVMSRLHRARANLRRSLAGLAGEYGIGGDGDE, from the coding sequence ATGAAGGAGATCAGTCAGGACGGGGGAGCCTCGCCCGGGGACGGCCGCGGCGCGCTGCGGGAGCGCTTCGCCCGCGAAGCGCTCCCGCACGCCCGCAAGCTGTATGCGGCGGCGCTCACGATGACGCGCGACCCCCACAACGCCGAGGACCTCGTGCAGGAGACCTTCCTCAGGGCGTTCTCGAGGTTCGAGACCTTCGAGGAGGGGACGAACATCCGCGCATGGCTGTACAGGATCCTCACGAACGCCTTCATCTCGGCGTACCGCAAGGAGAAACGAGGACCGCTCATCGCCTCGGACGAGGGCCTGGAGGATTGGCAGCTCGTCGAAGCGGCCTCCCACGATCCGATCGGCCTCAAGTCCGCCGAGGTGGAGGCGCTCGCCCGCATGCCCGCCGAGGCGATACGTTCGGCGATCTTCTCGCTCAGCGAGGACCAGCGGGCGGTCCTGGTGCTGGCCGATGTCGATTCCCTGAGCTACAGGGAGATCGCGTCCGCATTGGGCATCCCGCTCGGAACGGTGATGTCGCGCCTCCATCGGGCGCGGGCGAATCTGCGGCGATCGCTGGCGGGCCTGGCCGGGGAGTACGGGATCGGAGGAGACGGCGATGAGTGA
- a CDS encoding anti-sigma factor: MSDANPCEQLRAALEDIVDCEECQDAAALFDSGELEGVSSSQRLLLLAHARGCPDCADALEAERHLRGLVRSCLAEAGPSDLEERILARLSAMPEGAGAESFQ; the protein is encoded by the coding sequence ATGAGTGACGCGAACCCCTGCGAGCAGCTCCGTGCGGCGCTCGAGGACATCGTCGATTGCGAGGAGTGCCAGGATGCGGCGGCGCTGTTCGATTCCGGGGAGCTCGAGGGCGTTTCTTCGTCTCAGCGCCTCCTGCTCCTCGCGCACGCGCGGGGCTGCCCGGATTGCGCGGACGCGCTTGAGGCCGAGAGGCACCTGCGGGGTCTCGTGCGCTCCTGCCTGGCGGAGGCCGGGCCGAGCGACCTCGAAGAGAGGATCCTCGCCCGCTTGAGCGCGATGCCCGAAGGCGCGGGCGCGGAATCCTTCCAGTGA
- a CDS encoding 50S ribosomal protein bL37 has product MSKRGRKRRDRRKRGANHGKRPNA; this is encoded by the coding sequence ATGTCGAAGAGGGGCCGCAAGCGTCGCGATCGTCGCAAGCGCGGCGCGAACCACGGCAAGCGTCCGAACGCCTGA
- a CDS encoding response regulator produces the protein MIRIGMADDEPLFSAGLAMLLDAQEGMEVAWQARDGGEALEFAARTPVDVLLLDVQMPVCDGLEATRGVVARGLPGRIVILTTFDTEGYVLGAIEAGASGFLLKNTPPAVLIDAIRTVASGDSVISPGPTRRLIRAMREAPPSSTGSSARVRAAGGEAPSEDLTERELEVLSLIAQGLTNQEMCDRLWVSMPTIKTHVSHLLLKTGARDRVQLVLYALRTGVVDLDALLIGRP, from the coding sequence ATGATCCGTATCGGAATGGCCGACGACGAGCCGCTCTTCTCCGCCGGACTGGCGATGCTCCTCGACGCCCAGGAGGGCATGGAGGTCGCCTGGCAGGCGCGCGACGGCGGCGAGGCGCTCGAGTTCGCCGCCCGGACGCCCGTCGACGTCCTCCTCCTCGACGTGCAGATGCCCGTCTGCGACGGATTGGAGGCGACCCGGGGCGTCGTCGCCAGGGGCCTTCCGGGCAGGATCGTCATCCTCACGACCTTCGACACCGAGGGCTACGTCCTCGGCGCCATCGAGGCGGGGGCCTCGGGATTCCTCCTGAAGAACACTCCCCCGGCCGTCCTCATCGATGCGATCCGCACCGTCGCCTCCGGCGACTCCGTGATCTCGCCCGGGCCGACCCGTCGTCTCATCCGGGCGATGCGGGAAGCTCCCCCTTCGAGCACCGGAAGCTCGGCCCGGGTGCGGGCCGCCGGGGGCGAGGCCCCCTCCGAGGACCTCACCGAACGGGAGCTGGAGGTCCTGAGCCTCATCGCTCAGGGCTTGACGAATCAGGAGATGTGCGACCGGCTGTGGGTGTCGATGCCGACCATCAAGACGCACGTCTCGCATCTGCTCCTCAAGACCGGGGCGCGGGATCGCGTCCAGCTCGTCCTGTACGCCCTGCGCACCGGCGTCGTGGATCTCGATGCGCTCCTGATCGGCAGGCCCTGA
- a CDS encoding histidine kinase: MPLPRLPRLRTADLVTACLFAFVTAANPRAFMPDGTSIAAALGSTGAIGCLFWGFTLTCCAATAVRTRRPLLSVIAVEAALAAHLLLFDSLSVLAVASCLVAAETIGSRISRPWSWGLLAVMALGSAATVLRISPLFNEEVETWSRLMFVLVTAWSLIGAAYLWGLNRRRARDRVEQMIARAEELAVHAQETAAHAEDRRRLAVIEERQRIARDVHDVLGHSLAVIGMQAEGAKAVLGNDPARAEAALTTIGEMSRVGVDDVRRLVDVLRDDAPGTAPDPRSSTGADAGCEEEGALSASPPPAPRNGLAELIVLAEALRSAGREVILRIGASAPIPAVAEDAVSGILREALSNAARHGADPIIVDLRVDDAGIELSVFSEEKRSPGACAPAARAGAGLETMRERAESLGGSLHAGRGSDGRWLVHARLPVPGPATAGVRG, encoded by the coding sequence GTGCCCCTGCCCCGCCTCCCCCGCCTGCGCACCGCGGACCTCGTGACCGCGTGCCTCTTCGCCTTCGTCACCGCGGCGAATCCGCGCGCCTTCATGCCCGACGGCACCTCGATCGCCGCAGCCCTCGGCTCGACGGGGGCCATCGGCTGCCTGTTCTGGGGCTTCACCCTCACGTGCTGCGCCGCGACCGCGGTGCGCACGAGGCGGCCGCTGCTCAGCGTGATCGCCGTCGAAGCGGCCCTGGCCGCCCATCTGCTCCTCTTCGACTCCCTGTCGGTCCTGGCGGTCGCGAGCTGCCTCGTCGCGGCCGAGACCATCGGCTCGAGGATCTCCCGCCCGTGGTCCTGGGGCCTGCTCGCGGTCATGGCCCTCGGCTCGGCGGCGACGGTGCTGCGCATCTCCCCGCTGTTCAACGAGGAGGTGGAGACGTGGTCCAGGCTCATGTTCGTCCTCGTCACCGCCTGGTCCCTCATCGGAGCCGCCTACCTGTGGGGCCTGAACCGCAGACGCGCGCGGGACCGCGTGGAGCAGATGATCGCCCGGGCCGAAGAACTCGCCGTTCACGCCCAGGAGACCGCCGCTCACGCGGAGGACCGCAGGCGCCTGGCGGTCATCGAGGAGCGCCAGCGGATTGCGCGCGACGTGCACGACGTCCTCGGCCACTCCCTGGCGGTGATCGGGATGCAGGCCGAGGGCGCGAAGGCCGTGCTCGGGAACGACCCGGCGCGGGCAGAAGCGGCCCTGACGACCATCGGGGAGATGAGCCGGGTCGGCGTCGACGATGTGCGGCGCCTGGTCGACGTGCTGAGGGATGACGCGCCCGGGACGGCCCCCGATCCGCGCTCTTCGACCGGGGCGGACGCCGGATGCGAAGAGGAGGGGGCTCTCTCCGCCTCCCCTCCCCCGGCGCCGCGGAACGGGCTCGCCGAGCTCATCGTCCTGGCGGAGGCCCTCCGCTCGGCGGGCCGCGAGGTGATCCTCCGCATCGGGGCCTCAGCGCCGATCCCGGCTGTTGCGGAAGACGCCGTCTCGGGGATCCTCCGGGAGGCCCTCTCGAACGCGGCGAGGCACGGCGCTGACCCGATCATCGTCGATCTGCGCGTCGACGATGCCGGGATCGAGCTGTCCGTCTTCTCCGAAGAGAAACGATCCCCCGGGGCCTGCGCACCCGCTGCGAGGGCCGGGGCGGGCCTGGAGACGATGCGCGAGCGCGCGGAATCCCTGGGCGGGTCGCTCCACGCGGGGCGCGGCAGCGATGGCCGTTGGCTCGTTCACGCCCGTCTTCCCGTCCCGGGCCCGGCGACGGCGGGGGTGAGGGGATGA
- a CDS encoding ABC transporter ATP-binding protein, translating into MNEHDAAPRIGAPALTTHGLTKAFGGRTVVDSLDLTIPRGAVYGFIGPNGSGKSTTMKMLLGLLNPSSGHVEAFGGRVDRRTLPALMARTGSMIEQPPGYGHLTGEENLRIVQRLRGLSDADIDRAFDLVSLSEHRRKLVKAYSLGMKQRLGIAMALAHRPDLLVLDEPTNGLDPAGIEDMRALLRGLADEGVTIMVSSHLLDEIDRTCTVLGILSQGRLVFQGTRAELMSRSIPDLVIVSSDPVLVADPAMLAGLGGRIVPDEDEGVRLADLTREGGAELLRRLALAGVEVYEARRAGRTLEEVFMDLTGAEGGLR; encoded by the coding sequence ATGAACGAACACGACGCAGCGCCGCGAATCGGCGCCCCCGCACTGACCACTCACGGCCTGACGAAGGCCTTCGGCGGCAGGACCGTCGTCGACTCCCTCGATCTGACGATCCCGAGGGGCGCGGTCTACGGCTTCATCGGCCCCAACGGCTCCGGCAAGTCGACGACGATGAAGATGCTCCTCGGCCTCCTCAACCCGAGCTCCGGGCACGTCGAGGCATTCGGCGGACGCGTCGACAGGCGCACCCTGCCCGCCCTCATGGCCCGCACCGGGTCGATGATCGAGCAGCCGCCCGGCTACGGGCACCTCACCGGCGAGGAGAACCTCAGGATCGTCCAGCGCCTGCGCGGCCTGAGCGACGCGGATATCGACCGCGCCTTCGACCTCGTCTCCCTGTCCGAGCACCGCCGCAAGCTCGTCAAGGCGTACTCCCTCGGCATGAAGCAGCGCCTCGGCATCGCCATGGCGCTCGCCCACCGCCCCGATCTCCTCGTCCTCGACGAACCGACCAACGGCCTGGACCCCGCGGGCATCGAGGACATGCGGGCCCTCTTGAGGGGCCTCGCCGATGAGGGGGTGACGATCATGGTGTCCAGCCACCTCCTCGATGAGATCGACCGCACCTGCACCGTCCTGGGCATCCTCTCCCAGGGGCGGCTCGTCTTCCAGGGCACTCGCGCCGAACTCATGTCCCGCTCCATCCCCGATCTCGTCATCGTCTCCTCCGACCCCGTCTTAGTCGCAGACCCCGCGATGCTCGCGGGTCTGGGCGGGCGAATCGTGCCCGACGAGGACGAGGGCGTCCGGCTGGCCGATCTCACGCGCGAGGGCGGGGCGGAGCTCCTGCGCCGCCTCGCCCTCGCCGGTGTCGAGGTGTACGAGGCCCGGCGCGCCGGGCGCACCCTCGAGGAGGTCTTCATGGACCTCACCGGAGCGGAGGGCGGACTGCGATGA
- a CDS encoding ABC transporter permease, whose translation MSASTRALPSGRALFASEAAKSRRLRLPLVIAVCIAVGYMLSLPLRPSERARLLEPDIWQSLLMSYTIMNSLISPILISFVSSRLVDVEHSGRGWTFHAAQGVGIGRLCRIKFALLALLVATGVSIQSLGFVGIVKALGCVQPLDAGVWAGYTACLIGVDLALAALHILLSAAVDNQVVSVGIGFIGSLVAFYMFLFPSGVARLLPWGYWAMISRTSMVYEGAGAARVVLVEPEWPWIAGYLILIAVVFFAVCARFDRKQVTQ comes from the coding sequence ATGAGCGCTTCGACGCGTGCCCTGCCCTCCGGGCGGGCCCTCTTCGCCTCGGAAGCCGCCAAGAGCCGGCGTCTTCGACTGCCCCTCGTCATCGCCGTGTGCATCGCAGTCGGCTACATGCTCTCCCTGCCGCTGCGCCCCTCCGAACGGGCGCGCCTGCTCGAACCGGACATCTGGCAGAGCCTCCTCATGTCCTACACGATCATGAACAGCCTCATCTCGCCGATCCTCATCTCGTTCGTCTCCTCGCGCCTCGTCGACGTCGAGCATTCGGGGCGCGGCTGGACCTTCCACGCCGCCCAGGGGGTCGGCATCGGGCGCCTGTGCCGCATCAAGTTCGCCCTCCTCGCCCTGCTCGTGGCGACGGGCGTCAGCATCCAGAGCCTCGGCTTCGTCGGGATCGTCAAGGCCCTCGGATGCGTCCAGCCCCTCGACGCGGGCGTGTGGGCGGGGTACACGGCGTGCCTCATCGGCGTCGACCTCGCGCTCGCGGCCCTCCACATCCTCCTGTCTGCGGCCGTCGACAACCAGGTCGTGAGCGTCGGCATCGGATTCATCGGCTCCCTCGTCGCCTTCTACATGTTCCTCTTCCCCTCCGGCGTCGCCCGCCTCCTGCCCTGGGGCTACTGGGCGATGATCTCGCGGACCTCCATGGTCTACGAGGGGGCGGGGGCGGCCCGCGTCGTCCTCGTCGAGCCCGAATGGCCCTGGATCGCCGGATACCTCATCCTCATCGCAGTCGTCTTCTTCGCCGTCTGCGCCCGATTCGATCGCAAGCAGGTGACCCAATGA
- a CDS encoding ABC transporter permease, whose protein sequence is MTPVPRAGARPASLVGAELLKLRRSPAWFLAALIPAMAVATGAINFSQNAGAHLEATWVAYTSQTTLFYGLVFATLTISLLAAAVWRPEHRTSTWNLVASSGHPRWALVGAKSLVVLVPFAFAQVVFTGLTWAVGTFLFEIDGTMPLAFVGANAISVLAALPLIALQSAVASRLPVFIASPAAGLVGAVVGVGMLGKGLIAAFLWPPSLLTSALTLGSSALSDAGSLDWAGIAPVLAGSAASSLVCWGLLALVGGPKRG, encoded by the coding sequence ATGACCCCCGTTCCCCGCGCCGGCGCCCGGCCGGCCTCCCTCGTCGGAGCAGAGCTCCTCAAACTGCGCCGCAGCCCGGCCTGGTTCCTCGCCGCCCTCATCCCCGCGATGGCGGTCGCCACGGGCGCGATCAACTTCTCGCAGAACGCCGGAGCTCACCTGGAGGCCACGTGGGTGGCCTACACGAGCCAGACGACCCTCTTCTACGGACTCGTCTTCGCGACCCTGACGATCAGTCTCCTCGCCGCCGCGGTGTGGCGCCCCGAGCATCGGACGAGCACGTGGAACCTCGTTGCCTCCTCCGGGCACCCGCGTTGGGCGCTCGTGGGGGCGAAGAGCCTGGTCGTCCTCGTGCCCTTCGCCTTCGCCCAAGTCGTCTTCACAGGACTCACCTGGGCCGTCGGGACCTTCCTCTTCGAGATCGACGGGACGATGCCCCTCGCCTTCGTCGGCGCCAATGCGATCAGCGTCCTCGCGGCACTCCCCCTGATCGCCCTCCAGTCCGCCGTCGCCTCGCGCCTGCCCGTGTTCATCGCCTCCCCGGCCGCAGGCCTCGTGGGCGCGGTCGTCGGCGTCGGCATGCTCGGCAAGGGGCTCATCGCGGCGTTCCTCTGGCCGCCCTCCCTGCTCACCAGCGCCCTCACCCTCGGCTCCTCGGCCCTTTCCGATGCGGGAAGCCTCGATTGGGCGGGCATCGCCCCGGTCCTCGCCGGTAGCGCGGCCTCGAGCCTCGTGTGCTGGGGGCTCCTCGCCCTGGTGGGCGGTCCCAAGCGCGGCTGA
- a CDS encoding GDSL-type esterase/lipase family protein — protein MRLAVIGDELVAGTGDSRGLGWVGRVLARSEFTDPPTLMPLPWPGETTRELSARWEGEAAARLAQGGPRGLIVGIGAADVTAGTSSARSRLNLANITDRATTLGIPCFVVGPPPLAGADSQATKELSRSCAEVCLRRGLPFVDLYAPLVTHDQWFEDMAASRARTESGVTLPGQSGYALMAWLVLHSGWYEWTGAAPRE, from the coding sequence ATGCGCTTGGCCGTCATCGGCGACGAACTGGTCGCCGGGACCGGGGATTCGCGCGGTCTGGGCTGGGTCGGACGTGTTCTGGCACGCTCGGAGTTCACCGATCCGCCCACCCTCATGCCCCTGCCCTGGCCGGGTGAGACGACCCGGGAGCTGTCCGCGCGCTGGGAGGGCGAAGCGGCGGCGCGCCTCGCGCAGGGCGGCCCTCGGGGCCTGATCGTCGGCATCGGCGCCGCCGACGTCACCGCGGGCACGAGTTCAGCGCGCTCCCGCCTCAACCTCGCCAATATCACGGATCGCGCGACGACCCTGGGGATCCCCTGCTTCGTCGTGGGCCCGCCTCCCCTGGCGGGGGCGGACTCGCAGGCGACGAAGGAGCTGTCGCGCTCGTGCGCGGAGGTCTGCCTCAGGCGCGGACTGCCCTTCGTCGACCTGTACGCGCCGCTCGTCACGCACGATCAATGGTTCGAGGACATGGCCGCCTCGAGGGCCCGCACGGAATCTGGCGTGACCCTTCCGGGCCAATCCGGCTACGCCCTCATGGCCTGGCTCGTCCTGCACTCGGGGTGGTACGAATGGACGGGAGCGGCCCCGCGCGAGTGA